Proteins co-encoded in one Salarias fasciatus chromosome 4, fSalaFa1.1, whole genome shotgun sequence genomic window:
- the LOC115387589 gene encoding alpha-2,8-sialyltransferase 8F-like, which yields MRLQILKLLFSLLTIFFLGGLLSTLIWYMLNSNVESHRQPPHKKSVPVSSEQCKNCREIIANIAKRYAEPWKRQDGNYQKFSSLLSSKCHGAEYAIVTQNNTPLGSQIVYSGEAKRKAIEVTTNLFSTFPKDHPLPNKKWDSCSVVGNGGILVNSKCGKQIDSADFVIRCNLPPLDSELQKDVGKKTNLVTANPSIFMEKFHALNNHRRPFVESLRRFGDATLLMPTFSFGYNTQMCLRAVYAIEDFESPIRPVSFNPEYMRNLSIYWRSQGLKEARLSTGFIMVSLALELCNSVDLYGFWPFSVHPQDFHPLTNHYYDNRPPRKRFHSMPAEFDHLLKLHSQGILRLHLGECEQ from the exons atgAGACTACAGATCCTAAAgctgctcttctctctgctcaccATCTTCTTCTTGGGGGGTCTGCTCTCCACCCTCATCTGGTACATGTTGAACAGCAA TGTGGAATCTCACCGACAACCTCCTCACAAGAAAAGTGTCCCAGTGTCTTCAGAGCAGTGTAAAAATTGCAG GGAAATCATTGCTAACATAGCAAAACGTTATGCTGAACCCTGGAAGAGGCAGGATGGAAATTACCAGAAGTTCAG CTCTCTGCTGAGCAGCAAGTGCCACGGGGCTGAGTATGCCATTGTTACCCAGAACAACACTCCACTGGGATCGCAGATTGTTTACAGCGGAGAAGCAAAACGGAAGGCCATTGAAGTGACAACAAATTTGTTCAGTACTTTTCCGAAG GACCATCCTCTTCCCAATAAGAAATGGGACTCCTGCTCTGTGGTGGGTAACGGCGGGATCCTGGTCAACAGCAAATGTGGAAAACAAATCGATTCGGCTGACTTTGTGATCAG GTGCAACCTCCCACCTTTGGACAGTGAATTGCAGAAAGACGTTGGTAAGAAGACTAACCTTGTGACAGCAAACCCGAGCATCTTCATGGAGAA GTTTCATGCTCTGAACAATCACCGCCGTCCATTTGTGGAGAGTCTGCGCCGCTTCGGAGACGCCACGCTGCTCATGCCAACTTTCTCCTTTGGCTACAACACTCAGATGTGTCTCCGAGCTGTCTATGCCATCGAAGACTTTGAAAGTCCCATCAGACCTGTCTCTTTTAACCCTGAATACATGAGGAATCTGTCCATCTACTGGCGCTCCCAGGGCCTGAAGGAAGCTCGGCTCAGCACTGGCTTTATAATGGTTAGTCTGGCActagaactgtgcaacagcgtGGATCTGTACGGATTCTGGCCTTTCAGTGTCCACCCTCAAGACTTCCATCCCCTGACGAACCACTACTACGATAACAGACCGCCTCGAAAGAGATTTCACTCCATGCCAGCCGAGTTCGACCACCTGCTGAAGTTGCACAGTCAGGGCATCCTCAGGCTTCACCTGGGAGAATGTGAGCAGTGA